A single window of Brevundimonas vitisensis DNA harbors:
- the plsY gene encoding glycerol-3-phosphate 1-O-acyltransferase PlsY produces the protein MEDLAGATLGTLGLVALAGYLLGSIPFGVIITRAAGAGDVRAIGSGNIGATNVLRTGRKDLALATLVLDAGKGAVALLIARWLFGSEAAGAIAGASAFIGHLFPVWLGFKGGKGVATFFGLLIAALWPLGLMAGAIWILTAFLFRISSLSALTAAAAAPLLALLPLTMLGLPASTPIILLALFTALLIYVRHAANIARLLKGTEPRIGAKAA, from the coding sequence GTGGAGGATCTGGCAGGCGCCACGCTTGGCACACTCGGCCTCGTGGCCTTGGCGGGCTATCTGCTGGGCTCGATCCCGTTCGGCGTCATTATCACGCGAGCGGCAGGGGCCGGCGATGTCCGCGCGATCGGATCGGGCAACATCGGCGCGACCAATGTCCTGCGGACGGGCCGCAAGGACCTGGCGTTGGCGACCCTGGTGCTGGACGCCGGCAAGGGCGCGGTGGCGCTGCTGATCGCCCGCTGGCTGTTCGGCAGCGAGGCAGCCGGAGCCATCGCCGGGGCCTCGGCCTTCATCGGCCACCTGTTTCCGGTGTGGCTGGGCTTCAAGGGGGGCAAGGGCGTGGCGACCTTCTTTGGTCTGCTGATCGCCGCCCTGTGGCCGCTCGGTCTGATGGCCGGTGCCATCTGGATCCTGACAGCCTTTCTGTTCCGCATTTCGTCCCTGTCGGCCCTGACGGCGGCAGCGGCGGCCCCGTTGCTGGCCCTGTTGCCTCTGACGATGCTGGGTCTGCCGGCCTCCACACCGATCATCCTGCTGGCCCTTTTCACGGCCCTGCTGATCTATGTCCGCCACGCGGCCAATATCGCGCGTCTGCTGAAGGGGACGGAACCCCGTATCGGCGCGAAAGCGGCGTGA
- the tatC gene encoding twin-arginine translocase subunit TatC yields MSRTDDDHAEIEASRAPLMDHLIELRGRLVVCVVAFAVAFIFSFYFAAPLQIFLIKPFQAAAALHAVAQANGGHGGNPLDLIAVTLGLMPVPEGGQSTVELIATAPLEQLFTKMKIAGFGAVVLAFPVLAWQLYRFVAPGLYRNERGAFLPFLFASPVLFCLGGALVYFVMLPFVMWFSLSQQISADGITVALMTKISEYLNLVTSLMLAFGLCFQLPVITTLLGMAGIISSKAMAEGRRYAIVAVVVVAAVVTPPDPLSQIMLAVPLVLLYEISIWCVRIIELRRRKEDAGEGLTV; encoded by the coding sequence ATGAGCCGCACCGACGACGATCACGCCGAGATCGAGGCCTCGCGCGCGCCGCTGATGGATCACCTGATCGAGCTGCGCGGGCGGCTTGTGGTGTGCGTGGTGGCCTTCGCCGTCGCCTTCATCTTCAGCTTCTATTTTGCCGCGCCGCTGCAGATCTTCCTGATCAAGCCCTTTCAGGCGGCGGCGGCTCTGCATGCCGTGGCCCAGGCGAACGGGGGGCATGGCGGCAATCCCCTGGACCTGATCGCTGTCACCCTGGGTCTCATGCCGGTGCCCGAGGGTGGGCAGTCCACGGTCGAGTTGATCGCTACCGCGCCGCTGGAACAGCTTTTCACCAAGATGAAGATTGCCGGGTTCGGTGCCGTCGTGCTGGCCTTTCCGGTTCTGGCCTGGCAGCTCTACCGGTTCGTGGCCCCAGGCCTCTATCGGAACGAGCGCGGCGCCTTCCTGCCGTTCCTTTTTGCCTCGCCGGTTCTGTTCTGCCTGGGCGGTGCCCTGGTCTATTTCGTCATGCTGCCGTTCGTCATGTGGTTCTCGCTGAGCCAGCAGATCTCGGCGGATGGGATCACGGTCGCGCTGATGACCAAGATTTCCGAGTATCTGAACCTGGTCACCTCGCTGATGCTGGCCTTCGGCCTGTGCTTCCAGTTGCCGGTGATCACGACCCTTCTGGGCATGGCCGGTATCATCAGCTCAAAGGCCATGGCCGAGGGGCGCCGCTATGCCATCGTGGCCGTTGTGGTGGTGGCCGCCGTCGTGACCCCACCCGATCCGCTCAGCCAGATCATGCTCGCTGTGCCCCTGGTGCTGCTCTACGAGATCAGCATCTGGTGCGTCCGCATCATCGAACTGCGCCGACGCAAGGAAGACGCCGGCGAGGGTCTGACTGTCTGA
- the dprA gene encoding DNA-processing protein DprA, translating into MSNPSQSERFARLRLARTEGIGPVTFGQLILRFGSAVRALDHLPQLIGRGGGTYALAPRDRIEAELAAGEAAGARLLVLGDPDFPALLSQLDPAPPVLWARGDAALLSRPCIAMVGARIASAGGLRIARGLAQQLGQAGYVVVSGLARGVDGAAHEGALETGTVAVLGGGVDDIYPAEHAELYRRIVAQGCVVSESPMGARAQARDFPRRNRIISGLSRGVIVVEAELRSGSLITARLANEQGRDVFAVPGSPLDPRSRGPNDLLRQGAILCEGLEDVERAFSTLRTLREPVEDHAFDGAPDDIDDAVLDRIAALLSPVPTPRDELARALGLPVSTVAAALLELSLAERATLLPGGLVSA; encoded by the coding sequence GTGAGCAACCCGTCGCAGTCCGAGCGTTTCGCCCGGCTGCGGCTGGCCCGCACGGAGGGGATCGGGCCCGTCACCTTCGGTCAGCTGATTCTGCGCTTCGGATCGGCAGTTCGCGCTCTGGACCACCTGCCCCAACTGATCGGCCGGGGTGGCGGCACCTATGCGCTGGCACCGCGTGACCGCATTGAGGCTGAGCTGGCGGCTGGCGAGGCGGCGGGTGCGCGGCTGCTGGTGCTGGGCGATCCCGACTTTCCCGCGCTGCTGTCTCAGCTCGATCCTGCGCCGCCTGTGCTCTGGGCACGGGGCGACGCTGCCCTGTTGTCGCGCCCCTGCATCGCCATGGTCGGGGCACGGATCGCCTCGGCGGGCGGGCTGCGGATCGCGAGGGGGCTGGCGCAGCAGTTGGGACAGGCCGGTTATGTGGTCGTTTCCGGCCTGGCGCGCGGGGTCGATGGGGCCGCCCACGAAGGCGCGCTGGAAACCGGCACGGTCGCGGTTCTGGGTGGCGGCGTGGACGACATCTATCCCGCAGAGCATGCCGAGCTTTATCGCCGCATCGTGGCCCAGGGCTGTGTGGTGTCGGAAAGCCCGATGGGTGCGCGGGCACAGGCGCGCGACTTTCCCCGGCGCAACCGCATCATCTCGGGCTTGTCGCGGGGCGTGATCGTGGTCGAGGCCGAACTGCGCTCAGGCTCACTGATCACGGCCCGTCTGGCCAATGAACAGGGGCGCGACGTCTTTGCCGTGCCTGGCTCGCCGCTGGATCCCCGATCGCGCGGTCCCAATGACCTGCTCCGACAAGGGGCGATTCTCTGCGAGGGCCTGGAAGATGTGGAACGGGCCTTTTCCACGCTGAGGACCCTGCGCGAGCCGGTCGAGGATCACGCCTTCGACGGTGCGCCGGACGATATCGACGACGCGGTCCTGGACCGGATCGCGGCGCTCCTTTCGCCCGTGCCCACTCCACGCGATGAACTGGCGCGAGCGCTTGGCCTTCCGGTGTCGACGGTAGCGGCGGCCCTGCTGGAGCTCAGTCTGGCCGAGCGAGCGACACTGCTTCCTGGGGGGCTGGTATCGGCGTGA
- a CDS encoding P-II family nitrogen regulator has product MKKIEAIIKPFKLDEVKEALQDVGVQGMTVLEAKGYGRQKGHSELYRGAEYVIDFLPKIKIELVVADDMVPAVIEAIQAAARTGKIGDGKIFVSDVIDVIRIRTGETGSQAV; this is encoded by the coding sequence ATGAAGAAGATCGAAGCCATCATCAAGCCCTTCAAGCTGGATGAAGTGAAGGAAGCCCTACAGGACGTCGGGGTCCAGGGCATGACCGTGCTCGAGGCCAAGGGATACGGCCGACAAAAGGGTCATTCCGAACTTTATCGGGGTGCAGAATACGTCATCGACTTCCTGCCCAAGATCAAGATCGAGCTGGTGGTTGCCGACGACATGGTGCCCGCCGTCATCGAGGCCATCCAGGCTGCGGCCCGGACCGGCAAGATCGGGGACGGCAAGATCTTTGTCAGCGATGTCATCGATGTGATCCGCATCCGAACCGGAGAAACCGGCTCACAGGCCGTCTGA
- a CDS encoding aspartate carbamoyltransferase catalytic subunit has product MSQTTDLADRIKERLVPFPRPHFLSAGDLNPPAALALLDLADEFVAHNRAMDGRPTLDLMAGRTVVNLFFENSTRTSSSFEIAAKRLGADVVTMPVTASSVSKGETLIDTAVTLNAMKPDVLVIRHSASGAADLLSQKVGCAVVNAGDGRHEHPTQALLDLLSLRRAFGDVGGLTIAICGDIAHSRVARSNVALLSMMGARVRLIGPPTLVPGDADRWGCEVFHDMREGLEGCDVVMMLRLQLERMAGDLVPSTREYFRFWGLDREKLAWAKPGARVMHPGPMNRGVEIDSDVADDLSVSLIQDQVEMGVAARMAVLAALSLRNDGAVR; this is encoded by the coding sequence ATGAGCCAGACCACCGACCTCGCCGATCGAATCAAGGAACGGCTGGTCCCGTTCCCCAGACCCCACTTCCTGTCAGCGGGCGATCTGAACCCGCCCGCAGCCCTGGCCCTGCTGGACCTGGCGGATGAATTCGTCGCGCATAACCGCGCCATGGACGGACGCCCGACGCTGGACCTGATGGCCGGCCGGACGGTGGTGAATCTGTTCTTCGAGAACTCGACGCGGACCAGTTCATCATTCGAAATCGCGGCCAAGCGGCTGGGGGCCGATGTCGTGACCATGCCGGTAACGGCCTCTTCGGTGTCCAAGGGAGAGACGCTGATCGACACCGCCGTGACGCTGAACGCCATGAAGCCCGACGTGCTGGTGATCCGGCATTCCGCCTCGGGCGCGGCAGACCTGTTGTCCCAGAAGGTCGGCTGCGCCGTCGTCAACGCCGGGGACGGACGGCACGAACATCCGACCCAGGCCCTGCTGGACCTCTTGAGCCTGCGCCGGGCATTCGGCGACGTCGGCGGACTGACGATCGCCATCTGTGGTGACATCGCCCACAGCCGGGTGGCGCGGTCGAACGTCGCCCTCTTGTCGATGATGGGGGCGCGGGTCCGCCTGATCGGCCCGCCGACGCTGGTCCCCGGCGACGCCGACCGCTGGGGCTGCGAGGTCTTTCACGACATGCGCGAGGGGCTCGAGGGCTGCGACGTGGTCATGATGCTGCGCCTGCAGCTGGAGCGGATGGCCGGGGACCTGGTGCCGTCGACGCGAGAGTATTTCCGCTTCTGGGGCCTGGACCGCGAGAAACTGGCCTGGGCCAAGCCGGGGGCGCGGGTCATGCACCCAGGGCCGATGAACCGGGGGGTCGAGATTGATTCCGACGTCGCCGACGATCTGAGCGTGTCGCTGATCCAGGACCAGGTGGAGATGGGCGTGGCCGCACGCATGGCCGTGCTGGCGGCCCTGTCCCTGCGGAACGATGGGGCTGTCCGATGA
- the glnA gene encoding type I glutamate--ammonia ligase produces MSSADKILKEIKDKDVKYVDVRFTDTKGRLQHVTFDIDLVDEDFLNEGTMFDGSSIAGWKAINESDMLLKPDLSRAYIDPFYQQTTLFLFCDIINPDTGEPYNRDSRSMAKKALAYVQSSGVGDAVYFGPEAEFFIFDDVRWNTQPHNTGYSYDSIELPANTGSEYSEGNMGHRPGPKGGYFPVNPVDSGQDLRGEMLGVMRDLGLDPEKHHHEVAPAQHELGLKFSDLLTMADRLQLYKYVIHNVAAAYGKSATFMAKPMFGDNGSGMHVHQSIWKDGKPLFAGDKYAGLSDMCLWYIGGIIKHAKAINAFSNSTTNSYKRLVPGYEAPVKLAYSSRNRSASIRIPWVSSPKAKRLEARFPDPMGNPYLTFVALLMAGLDGIENRIDPGAPADKNLYDLPPEERGSIPEVCGSLKEALESLDKDRAFLKKGGVMDDDFIDSYIELKMEEVQRLQLHPHPVEFDMYYSC; encoded by the coding sequence ATGAGCAGCGCAGATAAGATCCTGAAAGAGATCAAGGACAAGGACGTAAAATACGTCGATGTCCGGTTTACCGACACCAAGGGTCGGCTTCAGCACGTCACCTTCGACATCGACCTGGTGGACGAGGACTTCCTGAACGAAGGCACGATGTTCGACGGCTCGTCGATCGCCGGCTGGAAGGCGATCAACGAAAGCGACATGCTGCTGAAGCCGGATCTGTCGCGCGCCTATATCGATCCCTTCTATCAGCAGACGACGCTGTTCCTGTTCTGCGACATCATCAATCCGGACACGGGCGAGCCCTACAATCGCGACAGCCGCTCCATGGCCAAGAAGGCCCTGGCCTATGTGCAGTCTTCGGGGGTCGGCGATGCCGTCTATTTCGGCCCCGAAGCCGAGTTCTTCATCTTCGACGACGTCCGCTGGAACACCCAGCCGCACAACACCGGCTACAGCTATGACTCGATCGAGCTGCCGGCCAATACCGGTTCCGAATATTCGGAAGGCAACATGGGGCACCGCCCCGGACCCAAGGGCGGCTATTTCCCGGTGAACCCGGTCGATTCCGGCCAGGACCTGCGGGGTGAAATGCTGGGCGTCATGCGCGACCTCGGCCTCGATCCCGAAAAGCACCACCACGAAGTCGCCCCGGCCCAGCATGAGCTGGGTCTGAAGTTCAGCGACCTGCTGACCATGGCCGACCGTCTGCAGCTGTATAAGTATGTGATCCACAACGTCGCCGCCGCCTACGGCAAGTCGGCAACCTTCATGGCCAAGCCGATGTTCGGCGACAACGGCAGCGGCATGCACGTGCACCAGTCGATCTGGAAGGACGGCAAGCCCCTGTTCGCCGGCGACAAATATGCGGGTCTGTCGGACATGTGCCTGTGGTACATCGGCGGCATCATCAAACACGCCAAGGCCATCAACGCCTTCTCGAACTCCACGACCAACTCCTACAAGCGCCTGGTGCCCGGCTATGAAGCGCCTGTGAAGCTGGCCTATTCGTCGCGCAACCGGTCGGCCTCGATCCGGATTCCGTGGGTGTCCTCGCCTAAGGCCAAGCGTCTGGAAGCCCGCTTCCCGGACCCGATGGGCAATCCCTATCTGACCTTCGTGGCCCTGCTGATGGCCGGTCTGGACGGGATCGAGAACCGGATCGATCCGGGCGCACCCGCCGACAAGAACCTGTATGACTTGCCGCCCGAAGAGCGCGGCAGCATCCCCGAGGTCTGCGGCAGCCTGAAAGAAGCGCTCGAGAGCCTCGATAAGGACCGCGCCTTCCTCAAGAAGGGCGGCGTCATGGATGACGACTTCATCGACAGCTACATCGAGCTGAAGATGGAAGAGGTCCAGCGCCTGCAACTCCACCCCCATCCGGTGGAATTCGACATGTACTACAGCTGCTGA
- the topA gene encoding type I DNA topoisomerase, whose translation MNLVIVESPAKAKTINKYLGSDYEVLASYGHVRDLPSKDGSVKPDDDFSMEWEIDPKASKRMGELAEAAKRADRVILATDPDREGEAISWHVLDILTKKRALKDTEVQRVTFNAITKSAVLEAMAAPRQLDMELVEAYLARRALDYLVGFTLSPVLWRKLPGARSAGRVQSVALRIVVDRELEIERFRAQEYWSVEADLVADSPPFTTRLVKHQGKRIQRLDIPSQAVAFAARDAIQSGEFTITSVEKKPTKRSPAPPFTTSTLQQEASRKLGFDAQRTMRAAQKLYEGVDETGGLITYMRTDGVQTTPEGIAQAREVIAERFGAPFVPETPRYYKSKAKNAQEAHEAIRPTNIARHPDSLRLESDLQRLYELIWKRMVASQMESARMDRTTVEIESSDGQTGLRATGQVVTFDGFLAVYEEGRDERQKGAAEDEEDSSTRLPTLKEGARAKVEAVRTDQHFTEPPPRYSEATLVKKLEELGIGRPSTYASILTTLRDRQYVRMDKSRFIPEDTGRLVTAFLEQFFGQWVEYDFTAALETQLDEVSAGDLDWKVLLRDFWKQLKPATDTVIARQGVIDELDEAIGPFLFQPKDDGTDPRQCPVCGTGRLHLKASFKMKSSFIGCSNYPECRYTRGFGGGAVEAETGTDRELGVDPATGQPVHLKIGRFGPYVETAAPDEEKPRRSSLPKGWSAASLTLDQALRLLALPREVGIHPEDGKPITAGLGRYGPFVLHAGTYANVADIDEVFEVGLNRAVVLLAEKRAGKFAGRGAAAAPLKDLGAHPETGEPVHVMAGRFGPYVKSGKVNATLPRGTVPEDLTMEAALPLLAAKALASPGKKAAAKKAPAKKPAAKKAAPKATAAKKAPAKTKAAAKAKPAAD comes from the coding sequence ATGAACCTCGTCATTGTCGAAAGCCCGGCCAAGGCCAAGACCATCAACAAATACCTCGGCTCGGACTATGAGGTCCTGGCCTCTTACGGCCACGTTCGTGACCTGCCGTCCAAGGACGGCTCGGTGAAGCCGGACGATGACTTCTCCATGGAATGGGAGATCGATCCCAAGGCCTCAAAACGAATGGGCGAACTGGCCGAGGCTGCCAAGCGCGCCGATCGCGTCATTCTGGCCACCGACCCCGACCGCGAAGGGGAGGCCATCAGCTGGCACGTCTTGGACATACTGACCAAGAAAAGAGCTCTCAAAGACACTGAGGTCCAACGCGTCACCTTCAACGCCATCACCAAGTCCGCGGTGCTGGAGGCCATGGCGGCCCCGCGTCAGCTGGATATGGAACTGGTCGAAGCCTATCTGGCGCGCCGCGCACTGGACTATCTGGTCGGTTTCACGCTGTCGCCGGTCCTGTGGCGCAAGCTGCCGGGCGCACGTTCGGCGGGGCGGGTCCAGTCGGTCGCCCTGCGGATCGTCGTCGATCGCGAGTTGGAGATCGAACGGTTCCGCGCGCAGGAATACTGGTCGGTCGAGGCCGATCTGGTTGCCGACAGCCCCCCCTTCACCACCCGGCTGGTCAAGCACCAGGGCAAGCGGATCCAGCGCCTGGACATTCCCAGCCAGGCCGTCGCCTTTGCGGCGCGGGATGCCATCCAGTCGGGCGAGTTCACGATCACCTCGGTCGAAAAGAAGCCGACCAAGCGCAGCCCGGCGCCGCCCTTCACCACCTCGACCCTGCAACAGGAGGCGTCGCGCAAACTGGGCTTTGATGCCCAGCGGACCATGCGCGCCGCACAGAAACTGTATGAGGGCGTCGACGAGACCGGCGGCCTGATCACCTATATGCGAACCGACGGCGTCCAGACGACGCCCGAAGGCATCGCCCAGGCACGCGAGGTCATCGCTGAACGGTTTGGCGCTCCCTTCGTCCCCGAGACACCGCGCTACTACAAGTCGAAGGCCAAGAATGCCCAGGAGGCGCACGAGGCGATTCGGCCGACCAATATCGCCCGCCATCCCGACAGTCTGCGGCTGGAGAGCGACCTTCAGCGGCTCTATGAGCTGATCTGGAAGCGGATGGTGGCCTCCCAGATGGAGTCGGCCCGGATGGACCGCACGACCGTCGAGATCGAATCCTCCGACGGTCAGACCGGCCTGCGCGCCACCGGACAGGTGGTCACCTTCGACGGCTTCCTGGCTGTCTATGAGGAGGGCCGGGACGAACGCCAGAAAGGTGCCGCCGAGGACGAGGAGGACTCATCGACCCGTCTTCCCACACTCAAGGAAGGCGCGCGCGCCAAGGTCGAGGCCGTTCGCACCGACCAGCATTTCACCGAGCCCCCGCCCCGCTATTCCGAAGCCACCCTGGTCAAGAAGCTGGAAGAGCTGGGGATCGGTCGGCCCTCGACCTATGCCTCGATCCTGACGACGCTGCGCGATCGTCAGTATGTCCGCATGGACAAGAGCCGCTTCATCCCCGAGGACACCGGACGGCTGGTCACCGCCTTCCTGGAACAGTTCTTTGGCCAGTGGGTGGAGTACGACTTCACTGCCGCCCTGGAGACCCAGCTGGACGAGGTCTCGGCAGGGGATCTCGACTGGAAGGTGCTGCTGCGCGACTTCTGGAAGCAGCTGAAGCCTGCCACCGATACCGTCATCGCCCGCCAGGGGGTCATAGACGAACTGGACGAGGCCATCGGGCCCTTCCTGTTCCAGCCCAAGGACGACGGAACCGACCCCCGCCAGTGCCCCGTCTGCGGCACGGGACGGCTCCACCTCAAGGCCAGCTTCAAGATGAAGTCCTCCTTCATCGGCTGCTCGAACTATCCGGAGTGTCGCTATACCCGGGGCTTCGGCGGCGGCGCGGTCGAGGCGGAAACCGGCACCGATCGCGAGCTGGGCGTGGATCCGGCGACCGGCCAGCCTGTCCACCTGAAGATCGGCCGATTTGGGCCCTATGTCGAAACCGCGGCTCCCGATGAGGAGAAGCCGAGGCGCTCTTCCCTACCCAAGGGCTGGAGCGCCGCGTCGCTGACGCTGGACCAGGCCCTGAGGCTGCTGGCCCTGCCCCGAGAGGTTGGCATACACCCGGAGGACGGCAAGCCGATCACGGCCGGTCTTGGCCGTTATGGGCCCTTTGTCCTGCACGCCGGAACCTATGCCAATGTCGCCGACATCGATGAGGTGTTCGAAGTCGGGCTGAACCGCGCCGTGGTGCTCCTGGCCGAAAAGCGGGCGGGCAAGTTTGCCGGACGCGGGGCGGCCGCCGCGCCGCTCAAGGATCTGGGGGCCCACCCCGAGACCGGCGAGCCGGTTCATGTGATGGCCGGTCGCTTTGGTCCCTATGTGAAGTCGGGCAAGGTCAATGCCACCCTGCCACGCGGCACGGTGCCCGAAGACCTGACGATGGAGGCGGCCCTGCCGCTGCTGGCCGCCAAGGCCCTGGCGTCGCCGGGCAAGAAGGCGGCGGCCAAGAAGGCACCTGCCAAGAAGCCGGCCGCCAAGAAGGCTGCACCCAAGGCTACGGCGGCAAAGAAGGCCCCTGCCAAGACCAAGGCCGCTGCCAAGGCCAAACCGGCCGCCGACTGA
- a CDS encoding NAD(P)H-hydrate dehydratase: MKSAIQPPAWKALLPWPGPEAHKHARGRLGVVCGPPNRTGAARLAARAGLRVGAGVVTLLCPPASAPIVAPAVEAVMVHPFEGPQALVEASQAMNAVVIGPAAGLDQATIENVRALARTKAALVVDADALSIFEGRSQDLFDLLDTQDVLTPHEGEFQRLFPGLLDAGREAAALRAARTAGCIVVLKGRETLIAGPDGRIHSNDNGSPWLATAGTGDVLAGIIGGLIAQGMASVDAATAAAWIHAEAARGFGPGLIAEDLPDRLPAVLSGLYPG; this comes from the coding sequence ATGAAATCCGCGATCCAGCCGCCGGCGTGGAAGGCTTTGCTGCCATGGCCTGGGCCCGAGGCGCACAAGCACGCACGGGGCCGGCTCGGCGTGGTGTGCGGCCCCCCGAACCGGACGGGTGCGGCACGGCTGGCCGCGCGTGCGGGCCTCAGGGTCGGCGCCGGAGTGGTGACGCTGCTTTGTCCGCCCGCCTCCGCCCCCATCGTCGCGCCGGCGGTCGAGGCGGTCATGGTGCATCCGTTCGAGGGACCTCAAGCTCTGGTCGAGGCCAGCCAGGCCATGAATGCAGTGGTCATCGGCCCGGCTGCAGGCCTGGACCAGGCCACGATCGAAAATGTCAGGGCCTTGGCGCGGACCAAGGCGGCCTTGGTGGTCGATGCGGATGCGCTCAGCATTTTCGAGGGACGCAGCCAGGACCTGTTCGATCTGCTGGACACACAGGACGTGCTGACCCCGCACGAAGGCGAGTTCCAGCGGCTGTTTCCTGGCCTGCTGGATGCAGGGCGGGAAGCTGCGGCGCTCCGGGCTGCGCGCACAGCAGGCTGTATCGTGGTGCTGAAGGGGCGCGAGACGCTCATCGCCGGGCCGGACGGCCGGATACACAGCAACGACAACGGCAGTCCGTGGCTGGCCACCGCAGGGACTGGCGACGTCCTGGCAGGGATCATCGGTGGCCTGATCGCCCAGGGCATGGCCAGTGTGGATGCCGCGACGGCCGCCGCCTGGATTCATGCCGAAGCGGCGCGCGGCTTTGGGCCCGGCCTGATCGCCGAGGACCTGCCCGATCGTCTGCCTGCCGTCCTGTCCGGGCTTTATCCCGGCTGA
- the tatB gene encoding Sec-independent protein translocase protein TatB, producing MGGLGPGIGGLEILVIGLVALLVVGPRDLPLLMRKVGQFMAKARGMANEFRASFDEMARQSELDELRKEVDALRRGQGIHPLGEEATAAFRDINRDLNAPLNAPVASPPAQALIAGPEEWPDTPAMTPIAPVEPVAEPVAETKPEPKPRARKATAAKAATSDKPATPKSPAKPRKPRAKQWPDA from the coding sequence ATGGGCGGTCTTGGGCCCGGTATCGGGGGCTTGGAAATTTTGGTGATTGGCCTGGTGGCCCTGCTTGTGGTGGGGCCCAGGGACCTGCCCTTGCTCATGCGCAAGGTCGGTCAGTTCATGGCCAAGGCCAGGGGCATGGCCAATGAATTCCGCGCCAGCTTCGACGAGATGGCCCGCCAGTCCGAGCTGGACGAGCTTCGCAAGGAAGTCGACGCCCTGCGCCGCGGTCAGGGCATCCACCCTCTGGGCGAAGAGGCGACCGCTGCCTTTCGCGACATCAATCGCGACCTGAACGCGCCGCTGAACGCGCCCGTGGCCTCGCCTCCGGCCCAGGCCCTGATTGCAGGGCCCGAAGAATGGCCCGACACACCGGCCATGACGCCGATTGCGCCGGTCGAACCAGTGGCGGAGCCCGTGGCCGAGACCAAGCCGGAACCGAAACCTCGGGCACGCAAGGCAACGGCGGCAAAGGCTGCGACTTCCGACAAGCCGGCGACGCCCAAGTCCCCCGCCAAGCCTCGCAAACCCCGCGCCAAACAATGGCCTGACGCATGA
- the pyrC gene encoding dihydroorotase produces the protein MTAFAIVNARLLDPSSDHDGPGAVLVQDGRIAEVVRGTAYQRPEGLQIIDAQGACLSPGLIDIRVKTGEPGAEPKETLKSASLSAAAGGVTTIVIQPDTDPAVDDPAMVDFIHRRGAALNLVNVYAAGAATQGRDGQRMAEIGLMHEAGALYFTDGDRVIANTRTLMRVMSYAGAFNALIACRPADPWLSEGAVATSGELSTRLGLSGAPAIAERIQLERDLALVEQTGARFLVDQISTEGALACLARARAKGLEVAASVSINHLCFNELDIGDYRTFYRLDPPLRAEGDRQALIEAIRDGLIEAVTSAHAPAPAEDKRRPFAESAPGAVGLETLLPAALTLHHQDGLDLLDILRPLTSGPATLMGLDSGVLEPGAPADLMLFDPDAPIVIDAAMLRSKSKNSPFDGRRLQGRVLGTWVGGRQVFAA, from the coding sequence ATGACCGCCTTTGCCATCGTCAATGCGCGTCTTCTGGATCCGTCCAGCGATCACGACGGGCCAGGCGCAGTGCTGGTTCAGGACGGACGCATCGCCGAGGTCGTGCGGGGCACCGCCTATCAGCGCCCCGAGGGCCTTCAGATCATCGATGCCCAAGGTGCCTGCCTGTCACCCGGACTGATCGACATCCGCGTCAAGACCGGAGAGCCGGGTGCCGAGCCCAAAGAAACGCTGAAGTCCGCCAGCCTTTCGGCCGCCGCCGGAGGCGTGACCACCATCGTCATCCAGCCCGACACCGATCCGGCGGTCGACGATCCGGCCATGGTTGATTTCATCCACCGGCGCGGCGCGGCCCTGAACCTGGTGAACGTTTATGCCGCCGGCGCGGCAACGCAGGGCCGTGACGGTCAGCGCATGGCCGAAATCGGCCTGATGCATGAGGCGGGGGCCCTTTACTTCACCGATGGCGACAGGGTTATCGCCAACACCCGCACCCTGATGCGGGTCATGAGCTATGCCGGGGCGTTCAACGCCCTGATCGCCTGTCGTCCGGCCGACCCGTGGCTGAGCGAAGGGGCGGTGGCGACCTCGGGCGAGCTGTCGACACGGCTGGGACTGTCGGGTGCGCCAGCCATCGCCGAACGGATCCAGCTGGAGCGCGACCTGGCCCTGGTCGAACAGACCGGTGCGCGGTTCCTGGTCGATCAGATCTCGACCGAGGGGGCCCTGGCCTGTCTGGCGCGGGCGCGGGCCAAGGGACTGGAGGTCGCGGCCAGCGTGTCGATCAACCACCTGTGCTTCAACGAGCTCGATATCGGCGACTATCGCACCTTCTATCGCCTGGACCCGCCGCTGCGGGCCGAAGGCGATCGGCAGGCCCTGATCGAGGCGATCCGTGACGGTTTGATCGAGGCCGTCACTTCCGCCCATGCTCCGGCCCCGGCCGAGGACAAGCGCCGCCCCTTCGCCGAATCCGCACCCGGCGCCGTCGGCCTGGAGACCCTGCTGCCCGCCGCCCTGACGCTGCATCATCAGGATGGCCTGGACCTGCTGGACATTCTGCGGCCGCTGACCAGCGGGCCCGCCACCCTCATGGGTTTGGACAGCGGCGTCCTGGAACCGGGTGCACCGGCGGACCTGATGCTGTTCGATCCCGACGCCCCCATCGTGATCGATGCGGCAATGCTGCGGTCCAAGTCCAAGAACTCGCCCTTCGACGGGCGACGACTACAGGGCCGCGTCCTCGGCACATGGGTTGGCGGACGACAGGTATTCGCTGCCTGA